The Fluviispira sanaruensis sequence CAAAGCTTGTATATGCATAATAGATCATTTGTGGAAGAAGCCTACCAATATTTATGCTATTTGCACTGCTCATATTCATAACATCTTGCCACCAATTTTCATTAAAAGCTTGTTTCACGAGACGTTGGCAGTCATCGAATGTTCCATGGACTGCAAGAGATAAAATATTTTGTCCCCAACAAGTGATTTGTTTTTCTTGTTTTTCAGATATTTTTCCTTTTGGATAAAGAACTATGACTCGAGTATTTTCCTTATTATAAAATGCACTTGCGACTGCAGACCCTGTATCGCCAGAAGTTGCAACCATAATCGTCGATTTATTTTTGTGCGAAATTTTATTTAAGCATTCTGCTAAAAAACGTGCCCCAAAGTCTTTAAAAGATAGGGTAGGGCCTTTACATAAATCGAGCATTAGCGTGTTGCTATCGATTGTTTCTATTTTTACTGGAAATATGAATGCATTTTCACATATTTCCCTTAGGTTCTTATCAAGAATATCTTCCTTAAAAAAGTTCTGTAAAAGCCTTTCGGCAAAATCAATATAAGACATTTGCATATTATAATCAGTTAAATTTACTTTCGGAAAATATTCTGGAATAAATAATCCGCCATCTTCTGCTAATCCCTTCTGCAAAGCTTCTGTTAAAGAATAAAGTTTATTTTTATTGCGAGTGCTAATATAGTGCATAATGATTAATCCTTAATGTGCTTCAACAACAAATGCATTTTTCGAATTCATTTTAGAAATCCAAAATTCAGTTTTAATTTCATGAGCCAGAAAAGTATTTTGCATATTTTCTGCAATAGTTAAGGCCATTTCTTTTGTTTCAGCTAGAGCAAAGAGTGTAGGTCCTGAACCAGAGAAAGAAGAAACAAGTGCTCCTGAATCAAGTGCGGCCTTTTTCACTTCGTAAAATCCAGGTACGAGGTGAGCTCTCTGAGGTTCTATGATAAAATCCTGAGCTGATTTTTTGAGCAAAGCATTGTTAGCTTGATAGAGAGCTGCAATAAAAGATGCTGTATTTGCAGATTGTTTAATACATTCTTTCAGCGGAACACTTGTGCATAAAACCCCGCGTGCATGCTTTGTTTCAACTTTTAAATAGGGATGAATAAGCACACAATGTAAATTGGGTACGGGCAATTCAACAACATGAATCGGATCGGTTGATTGAATGAGGGTGATTCCCCCATAGAGGCAGGGCACGATATTGTCCGCATGTTTTTGTCCGCAAGCAGCTTCTTCTCCTAGGAGGGCGTAATTCGATAACTCTTGCAAAGATAGAGGTTTCTTAAGGAAAGCATTGAATGCTGTGAGGGCTGCAACAGCAGAGGCCGCAGAGCCTCCCATGCCAGATCCGAGCGCAATACCCTTTTTAATTGAAATAGAAAAACCATTTTGTATATTTAAATCTTCACACAGCTTTTGAATAACAACGGAAGCCGTATTTTTATTTGGATCCAGTGGAAGTTTTTCTTCACACTCAATATTATCAATAATTATTTTCCCATCAACCCTTTTTTTTAACGTAACAAAATCACCAGCACCATCAAATGAAAAACCTAAAATATCAAAACCAATTGAGACATTTGCACAAGTTGCTGGTGCAAATGCAGTGACAGAATTTAAATTTTCTTTTAACATGTAATTTTCCTTTATTTAAGCTAGGGATGAAGCTAATCTTAAAAGATCGGCAAAAATTCCTGAGGCTGTTACTTCTGCACCTGCACCTGGTCCTTGAATTATAAGTGGTTGTTTTGAGTATCTGCGTGTATAAAAGATAAGCATATTGTCAGTGCCTTCCAAGCGACTAAAGGGATGGCTTTGCGCATAGGAATTTAAATTAATTTTGACTTCACCTGTTTTTGCAATTGAACCAACGTAACAAATTTTTTCATTTTTTGCGTTTGCTTTATCGACAAATTGTTTCATTTTATGATCAAAGTCTGGAAGTCTTTCTAAGAATTCATTTACATTGCACTCTTCAAGTTCTTTAGGAATTAAGCTGTGAATATCAATATTTTCGAGGGAAATATCAAAACC is a genomic window containing:
- the thrC gene encoding threonine synthase; the encoded protein is MHYISTRNKNKLYSLTEALQKGLAEDGGLFIPEYFPKVNLTDYNMQMSYIDFAERLLQNFFKEDILDKNLREICENAFIFPVKIETIDSNTLMLDLCKGPTLSFKDFGARFLAECLNKISHKNKSTIMVATSGDTGSAVASAFYNKENTRVIVLYPKGKISEKQEKQITCWGQNILSLAVHGTFDDCQRLVKQAFNENWWQDVMNMSSANSINIGRLLPQMIYYAYTSFVFFNKNKTSPGYIIPTGNLGNATAAYWAKEMGFPIREISLATNENRVINDYLESGVFSPRKSVLTLANAMDVGNPSNFERLSQLFHDHSIFDKNVTSISVTNAEIRQTIAYFYNKYKKIICPHTATGFFVRKSKCTESWIVVSTADPCKFDDIIEPIIQENIAIPEQMQTLLMRETMYWDVKAELSDIEKIAKKYFKI
- a CDS encoding homoserine kinase → MLKENLNSVTAFAPATCANVSIGFDILGFSFDGAGDFVTLKKRVDGKIIIDNIECEEKLPLDPNKNTASVVIQKLCEDLNIQNGFSISIKKGIALGSGMGGSAASAVAALTAFNAFLKKPLSLQELSNYALLGEEAACGQKHADNIVPCLYGGITLIQSTDPIHVVELPVPNLHCVLIHPYLKVETKHARGVLCTSVPLKECIKQSANTASFIAALYQANNALLKKSAQDFIIEPQRAHLVPGFYEVKKAALDSGALVSSFSGSGPTLFALAETKEMALTIAENMQNTFLAHEIKTEFWISKMNSKNAFVVEAH